CATCGTGGCGGCCTACTCGTGGTTCGATCCGAAAATACCGTGGGGCAACGAGCAGTTCGACCCCGTCTTCGAAGCCCTCGTCGAACACGACCTCCCGCTGTTGCTCCACGGCTCGCTCGCGTACTGGCCCCAGCACTCCTACATCGGCGACGACATGCTGACGTGGACCGAGGTCCTCGGCTTCGACTGGCCGATCCACGCCATGGTAAACGTGGTCAATATGATCATGCGCGGCGTCTTCGACAAGTATCCGGACCTCGACGTCGTGATTCAGGAAGGCGGACACTGGTGGGTGCCGTTCCTCCGCTACCGGATGGACGAGTTCTACGAAATGCACCCCGAAGACATCCAGATCACGCCTCGCAAGATGGAGTCGGGCGGCACGTACCTCGAGCGAACGCCCAGCGAGTACCTCCGGGACAACATCTACCTCTGCACCCAACCGTTCGCGCTGCCGCGAAACGCGGGGGCCGCCGAGAATCTCCTCGACCTTTCGATGGCCGACGACATGTTCATCTACTCGAGCGACTGGCCCCACCAGACGCTCGACCCGCCGACGTGGTTCTACACGTCGCGGGCGTTCGACGACTACACGCGAGAGCAGATCCTCAGCGGAAACGCCAACAAAATACTCGATATCTAGAAATATGACTGATACAGATAATTTCACGAAAATAGCGGAAGTCGGCGACATCCCGGTCGGCGAGGGCGAAGGGTTCGATATTGGCGGCATCGAGATCGCGGTCTTCAACACCGGCGACGAGTACTACGCGATCAGCAACCGGTGCTCCCACCAGCACGCCCCGCTGTGTAACGCGGGCGACGAGAAGATCAATGCAGAAGACACCTGGACGGGTGAACGCGGTGGCGTCGATACGGAGGCCTGTACCGTCTCCTGTCCGTGGCACCTCTGGGAGTGGGACCTCGAGACGGGCGAACACGAGGCTTCGGGCCAGCGCATCGGCACGTTCGATTGCCGCGTCGAGGAGGACGACATTCTCGTCCGGATCTGAACGATCGACGCTTCCGAACGCAGATAGCTGACGCCGAAACTAGTTTCAGAAAACTAGTACGAGGCGAAAAAAGTACAAAACATGCCATTTAAGGCGGCGTTTTTCGTGCGACATCGTCTCGGTTCGCCGACGAGTCAGGATATCGGATGGCGAGCACCTCCCCGATCCGTGTCGACGCCCCGAGAGTACCACGACGGTCGCGTCTGCTCGAAATTCGCGGGAATCGTTCGCACTCGACGCGAAGTTCGTCGAGCGATCGAATTCGTCCGTGCCGTACGCAGATATCGTCGGTATCGTTGGTGTAAGCAAACGTAACACGTGTGTACCAATCATTCGGAACCGATCAGCACACAATTGATCGGGTCGCTCGGGAAATTATACGCTCTGGGTACCTCAGGTGCTCGATATGAGATCAGATGATCGGACCGGACGGATGGAAACGGGAAACGATTGCAACTCTCTTCTCAACAACCCAACTCATTAATTGAATTAATATTGCCACTAACAACTCTATTGGACTCCCATCATAAACCGTCGTTTGTATGCGCGTTCCCCGTCGAATGGTCGATAGCAAGGGTCTGCGACCAGCGAGCGGATGTATTCCTGCTGGGATTTCAAAGAGGTCTTCGAGAACGGCTCGGTCGACGTGATCCAGTCGGATCTCAGCCACGCCGGCGGGATTACGGAGGGCAAAAAGATCGTGGCGATGGCCGAAGCCTACGACGTTGCGATGGCTCCCACTGCCCGCTCGGGCCGATCACGTTCGCGTCGTGTCTGCAGGTCGACGCCTGCTCGCACAACGCGTTAATACAGGAGCAGAGTCTCAATACCCACTACAACGAGACCAGCGACGTCCTCGACTACCTAGCCGATCCATCCGTCTTCGAATACGACGTGGACGTTGACGGTGGAAACGGACGACGAAACTCGGAACGATTGTGCTGCCAAAACCGGATGATTGTGCCGATTCGATCGAGATACTCTCCCGATACTCGCTGATCTGTCCGCTATCACCGGAAGGAAAACTTCGAGCAACGAGGGCGGTGTATGCCGGGGAACACCCGCTTTTTCTGACGCATACCGACAATTCTCGAAGAGATCCGTTCGCTGATGCTGGACAGATTAGTCCCACTCCGTACCGGATGAGGCGCTGTATTACATAAATATGTATGTAAAACAATACTGAACGTCGTATAGTATCTACTCTCACTGTCAAATTCAGTGAATAGCGATATTCTGTCGGCACTTCTCGAGCCTGTCCGGTACCACCGGATTGATTGTGCGTTAGTTTACCACGGCATGACCGAGTGGAGTACATACTGTGCCGTACCGACTCGAACAGCGCTGCTCGGCACCTGTTCCGAGGGCGGGGACGCGGGTTCGCAACCAGTATTCTCCGGCGCTCTTGGAGCCAGTCGCCTGGTTCGAAATGTTGGCGATCGGTTCGTGCTATATATCAGCTAACAGTCATGCCTGCCGAATATCGACGTTTTCGATCCGCTCGAGTAGTCGCCGTTCGAACGCACAGAGACCGAACCGTCAGGCCACCGGAATCGGGACGAGGGTATCGAATCCACACCTTCGACACTGGACGTTCGCCCCTGCAGAAACCAGTCGAGATTAGCTCTCGGCTTCGCCGCTGACCGCCTCCTGTTCCGCGTCTCCGGCCGCTTCGGAGCCGTCTCCGGTCTCGTCGTCTTCGATCTTCCGTATCCGCGATCTCGTGATTCGCGTGTTTTCGACCTGTTCGATCCGGATCTCGATATCGTCGTGGACGAAC
The sequence above is drawn from the Halostagnicola kamekurae genome and encodes:
- a CDS encoding amidohydrolase family protein; the encoded protein is METSVKRLDADREVPAEAFDDEIVDVDFHVNPLEDELLSYVEDDRALDKLTTEFGPTPLMGKWDAAYGIKEGQEGLFTQGRAKYAEDVHEACEGLAVDEPIVNPGINNLNHQHHPVLKNAIAQAANDYMLDHFADEGVSTSMMIPKWDTEYAVDEIERVADEDNIVAAYSWFDPKIPWGNEQFDPVFEALVEHDLPLLLHGSLAYWPQHSYIGDDMLTWTEVLGFDWPIHAMVNVVNMIMRGVFDKYPDLDVVIQEGGHWWVPFLRYRMDEFYEMHPEDIQITPRKMESGGTYLERTPSEYLRDNIYLCTQPFALPRNAGAAENLLDLSMADDMFIYSSDWPHQTLDPPTWFYTSRAFDDYTREQILSGNANKILDI
- a CDS encoding Rieske (2Fe-2S) protein codes for the protein MTDTDNFTKIAEVGDIPVGEGEGFDIGGIEIAVFNTGDEYYAISNRCSHQHAPLCNAGDEKINAEDTWTGERGGVDTEACTVSCPWHLWEWDLETGEHEASGQRIGTFDCRVEEDDILVRI